The following is a genomic window from Mya arenaria isolate MELC-2E11 chromosome 4, ASM2691426v1.
CAGAAGGATAACaaaaactttttgttttgactAGTTttcttggtttacttctttgatAATTGCTTGTACCACACTTGGCCTTTATGTCATCAAAAACACTAAAACTGAGGGAATGTCGCAGTTGCTGTActtcttgtttttctttcacTTGACCAAAAACATCGCATTGGCTACCTTCTACGCTAGTGATTCCCCCATTTTCTTTATTGTCACTATCACCATCAGTATCCTCGGAATACGACCCATGTCTCAACGACCGTAAGTTCCTGGCTGCATACGAGCTCCACACAGACTCGTCAGTCCGATGCATCTGGGGAGTATCGTCAGTCATCCGCTCTTGTCTCGACGGCACCTTGCAGTGGCTGTCACACTCTGAGCAATGGCGCTCCCTTCTGTCAGCCTTGCATGAACATTTCCCATTATGACGTTCGGAGCTTCCAACATTTTCCTGCTTAATTATTGAATTCTCCGAAACCTCCCCAGTTACAGAAGACTTGAAAGAATTGCCAAAGAAAACATCATCCGAATCTTGGCTTTGTTCCGTTCCAATGGAGTCGAGATGAGAATTGACATCAAGACTATCTCTACATGAAAGGCCTATAGGGCGTGCTAGATGGATTGAGCTAATGTCCTCAATGTTGACAGAGCTGCTCACATCTTCCATATTGCAGCCTGTCGACTGCGTCCAGTCTGCTGACGCCTGAAACATTCATCATTACTtaacaatgtttgtttaatcagATACAGCATTAATTAAATGGCTACAAACCTGCCACCAATGAAAAAGGGCTATGACTGAACTTCTTTGAGAACAATGATGATACATGTAGTAGTTATTAACACTCACACAGTACAATTATCATGTGGCAAggatcaaaacaaaattgagtTTACCTTCTCTAGTTTCCTTACATGCATTCATGCAACACTTCAATTTCATGTATGTCAGAGTGTAGAAGTTGCATACTATTATCTTGAGTGTACACATAAATACAAGTTCCATTATGGTAGACATTGCATACCTCAAGGGTAAACATGGCATACCTCAAGGGAGGACATTGCATACCTTGAGGGTAGACATTGCATACTTTGAGGGTAGACATTGCATACTTTGAGGGTAGACATTGCATACTTTGAGAGTAGACATTGCATACCTTGAGGGTAGACATTGCATACTTTGAGGGTAGACATTGCATACCCTAAGGGTAGACATTGCATACTCTTTGGGTAGACATTGCATACCTTGAGTGCATATCTCAAGTACATATCTCAAGGGTAGATAGTGCATACATGTAGACATTGAATACCCTACTGTAAACACAAGGCTGGCCACTGGAGCAGGTCTGTATGGCTTAGCTGTCATGCTTTGCATGAATGCCAGGATCTTGGATGATGACTGAGAGCGTACTAGGACATATAAAATGAGTACATACCTCTAGTGTCGTCATAAGGCTGGACACGGGAGCAACCTTGTTTGCTGTGCGGCCTGGTGTTGAAGCTTGCATACTGTGACAACTCAAGACCTTGGATGCGGATTGAGAGAGGAGCTCATCCCTCATAGACTTCTGCTTCAGTAGCCTATAAATAGTTTGATGTatgcacatttatatatatatatatacatgtatatattatagtcAAACTTTTCTGATTCTTTGCGCTTGGTGGGTTTTTCATGCTTCCTTGTTTATGTATAAAGGATTCAATcgcaaaaacatattttctcatGCCCTGCGTCGGTGAATCCTTAGGGTCTTGGCCAAGCTTATTGTGCTTTGAGCAGAATATTGTAAGTGAAGGTGAGGGTGAAGCCCAAGGGTGGTGCTGAGGGGTGTTGTAAGCTCCTATGCCCAAAATGTTGTTGGTGCGGCAATATGGAGGCCACAATTACCTGTTTTGGTGTATCCTAGGTGTCTGATTGGTACTGCGGTCTGCCTATGGGTGTTTGCACAGAGGTCAATATTTTGGAGGTTGAGTAATATGGTGTAACTTGGGGGGTTAGATCACTTGAGGGGGTGAATCCTTGGTGTTTGGtgggtatgtctgtggtgttgcATGCCCTGAGGCAAATTGTGAATGAGGCAACATGGGCTAAGGTTTGAGACAATGTAACCAAGAAGGGTGTTTCCTTGGTGTTTGGTTGGCAGGTCTCAGAGTTTTGTGGGACCAAGGGTTGATGGTTGGCTAACATGGTAAAGCATGTGAGGCAAGATTACCTATTGGGGTTGATCCGTGGTGTCTGGTGGGCAGGGCCGGGAGTTTTGTGGGCACCAGGGCCTGCCAAGTCACGGGTTGGGCGACATGGTGTAGCATGGGAGGCGGGGCCAGCCTGCCTCTGCTGCATATTAAAGGACACCTCAGCAAGCGGAGACATCACCATCGGATGGGGGCTGTACAAGGAACTAGACTGGTCACCATCACTGCTCTGCAAGTATACAAGAAATTGGGTATCAATAGAAATCTACATACAATTGACTTCACAGACTCATTTTAGCCTTTATTCTTATCCATTAAAGAAGAGAGATTAGGgagtttaaacataatagtatttaactatttataaGCTAATTTTTAagaacacaaacattttaagacTGAATCTGGCACATATGAATCTTTAAAACTGAATCACACATAGCCAGTGAGCATAGATAAACTTGTAGGTGAAGTAAAAATCAGAGAATGTGATATTAAAGGTTgccttattaaaatatataggtagatataaaagttataaatataaatgatctCACAAAAGCTAGAGATGATCTCAAGGATAAGATCTGCCCAGGAGTTCGGTGTGCATTGTAATTCTTCAAGCTGTATGGCATCGGTGTCCTAGGGGTCATGGGTACATCAGCATCTGTAGAATACAgtaatgcaaaatattattattaaaaccgTGATCAGATCTAAGGGCTGGTAGGTGTTCATGTAATATAAGTGTCAGCCATTTATACAAATGTTGGGTTCAAGTCCATCAGGGTAAATTTTCATGGGCTCTCAACAtctcaaatgtaaaaaataaaataaaaatggacaggcgaacaaataataaaacttacatTCTCCTATaaatctttaatgttttaatggtgttctttatttgaaaaagagGATGAGATGTTATTCAAATAACTAACATAGTCATTGTAGTAGTCAACCAAACAGTACCTATGTATGTGACTTAGTATCGCTGCTTCGGCAAATCAAAACAGAATATCTGGGGCCGTATGCATAAATCATCTTGGTGAACAATTTCAACTGAatgaaaaaatgcttttataaattgaattttaagaCAGGAAACAGTCTTATTTTACAccaaagatatgaaaataagcaataaaaaatTCCAATCAATAAAGGCAtatcaataaattttatgaaatatagggggtatttaaaatattcgttgTTAAGAATTCCATAATTTTTACTTAGAAGCCttatgaatacagcccctggTTTAAAGTGAAGTTAGGAATTGTTATGTTGTTTGTAACATGACCCACAAACTATtccaatgaaaattaaatactgCATGCTCTATGTCAGTGCTTAAGTTAGCAAAAACATACTACTGCACACTGTGCATGATTTAACATTTCACTACTTCCATTTGCTTtatgttcaataataataatccaaTTTTATATACCCTTCATCATAgacattgtatgaagttcccaatttatttatatttttgtgcaCTTAGCAGTAACATAGTGTATGGCACAATACCTAGAGGCCAAGTTTTATTTCTTCCAGCTTTGGCCCGGACTTTTGACTTCCAAAAGCTCAATAGTCGTATGACAAGGCAAAATGTACCTGTTTGATTGAATacagcatatacatgtattttttgttacatgtacttcaacCTTAGACAGTcaagtataataattattaagcaCAGTCAAACAATGGTGTTACATATGTTGTGCTTCAGCCTGTGTGGGAAACATTTGTATGTTACAGATTTTAAACTTCCCAGAGAAAATCtattaataaaagtaaataatgttCTCAGaggttcattttttaaatggaagCCCTTTGGGTATTGTCTGTGATAATGGAGTTCAGAAATCTTTCCTAAGACAGCATGCTTGATCGTTAAAAAAGAATAGATTTGCTAGTACAAGCATGTACATGCTTATGTAAGCTTTGTAAAACAAAGGCAATCATTTGAATAGAAATAGAATAGCTGAATAAGAGAACCACAGAGGGAACACCAACACAGCTTTACCATAAATAGTCTCTTAGATTAATATTCCTTAAAGGCGAGTATTACAAAGCAAGACTTACTGAAGCTCATGTTGAACTTGGACAATCCAAAATCTGTGAGTTTGATGTGGCCTCGGTCTGTGATcagcatattgtctggcttcaGGTCTCTTGAACAGAACATACCCTTACTGACGTAAGAAGATGGTgacatcattttgaaattagGCATACTGGGGctacattatcaaatattttcaggTTAAATAATTTAGGTGAACAATGGGAGAGTACCAGAgatcaaaaaataataattgaaatttaaatgaactCCGTGTAACCTTTTCAGCcaaaccatttgttttaaaacatatttcattaatacgTGTACCAAGAaaacaatcattgaaaatcGATCGCATATATTgctttttaatcatttttgcaGAAATATCCCCAAACTTCAAATCTTTTAGACTAATTTGTTAGAGAAATGGTAAGAAACACCCAGTtgtaaaaaaatagattttaagCAAGCCCTACAAAACAGTGCAAGGTTTGCAGACTTGTGCTAATTTAGACCACTGGAAGTAATTAAGATTTCAATGGATATTACCCGGTATATCAAAGACCTTTATCTGTAGCCATTATTATTGAGGAAGACTTGTGACAAAAAGCTTATCTCAAGAAGTAGTCACTTACATGTCACAATGGAGGATATTGCCCAATCCGAAAACAAGGGAATTCGTCTACAGAGTTTTGCATGTAATTGCGAAACAAAAGCCTGTTTAACATTCAATTGTCCTGTGCATAAGGATATAAAGTCTATGGACAATCTTAAAGCGttcattttactttttgatcCTTGAGATATCAAGAATTTTACAAGACGTTCTCAGATTTAAAAGAACCTACATGTATTTCCCAATCCGCAAGAAAACCACACATGAAAAGTTATTCAGCATTTCCCAATCAGGAAATGAATCCCTTTTGAATTGCTACTACAACTTTAGGTGGAAAATTTTCACACcaaaaaaacccatatatttAAGCCCCAATATCTCGAGTATGAGCAACTTTAAAAATTATCTTAACAGTTGGATTTATATCAATCTTTCTAGTACACAACCGTAGTTCTagattgtttgtaaaaaaactcCTTATGAACAGGAGATTTTTactaatgtatttgaaaaaccAGGCAATAAATTGTCATATGTCTCCAGATCGTGAATGACTGAAGGGGAACCCTTTTTATCACTGATTTGGCAATTTCCTCCGCTGTGTAAGTAGACCGAAATTTATCAATCAGACAACAGTCTTAGCATCAACTGAAAACCAATCATGTTGAGTGTGTATACTTTACTACTTGATTGCTGTACCTGTGTATGATGCGCTTGCTGTGGAGGTACTCAAGAGCCAGGGTGACCTCAGCCACGTACATTATGGCCATTGGTTGGTCAAAGTAGCCCACCACACCAAGAAGGCTCTTTACATCTCCTCCTACCAGGTATTCCATAATCTTCAACGACAAAAATCAGTGTATGAACTTAACATTTACATTACCATTGAGGTACAGGGGTTGATGAATGTTTCAGAGTCGAAGAAATTTTTCATAGACAAatctaattttgaaaaaaatactcatCATCTatgttacaataatacaataacttGGGATATATTTGCCATAATTCcgcacaaaaaaacaaattgctaaAATACTAATATATAATGAGcgaaataattttgaaagccAAAAATGGTattggaaaacattttttaatagcACAGTGCCGATTCCAGTGCCATATGTGGTCAGGCTACCAGTAATTTCActtttcaatttcattcaaaaatccTTAATGATTTTGGCATCCTGAATTTACAGCTGCAAATATTCTGcacgatattttttttatatttcatcttAATATGGCCAAAGCCAAATCTTAAATTATGTACTGTGAAATGAATTAATCAATTTAATGAACAAGAAAGCAGCGCAAATACTTGACTGTTTTTTCAGTCAAGCAAAGGACACAACCTCACAAATATAAAACCAGTTATGGGCCTTGCCATACATGTACACTCTCAGGACTAGCAATATCAcacaataaaattttaattaaaactggAAGTGTCAGAAATTGacttaaagtttaaaattacaattcaaATCACAATgcctcattttttttaacaaaaatactcAGACTTTTCTAGAAAAAAAGAAGCATCTTAAAAATGCTTGACactaaatgacatatatttttattcatgctttacataaaaaatgttccAAAGTCTCTGATTGTAAGGCCTTACCAGGAAGATGTTCTGTTGGGACTGTATGGAATAGAACAGTTTCACGATAAAGGGGCTGGACACTTTTGCCATTGCATCTCGCTCTGTAACCACTGTCAGGGAAAACCAATCATATCAacaatactacatgtatatatggtaaaaaataaaaatcatatacatgtttaactAACATATAAagtgatttatatttaaacataactattGTGGGATGTTGGATGAAAGGCAATTTGTTTTGGTCAATATCTTTTGGTTGATTCTCAAATGGGCCTCATGTTCGTCTCCAGAAATTTAcaagaaaatatgaataatagCAGTTTAAATTAAATCGACAACAAGTAAATGAACACTCAAGTTAAATGACAAGAGATAAATGTTTGAGAACATGCATTAAACTTTTGGTGTGTTGctgattgttttaacaaaagaatGCTAAGACAGAGCGCAATCATTCAAAactccatcgaaaacaacctcggatgtatttggtccatttacaatgtcagaaatctttatatttaactacaCTGCAATAAGGTTGAGTATTGATTTCAATACAGCAGTTAAACATAATGACCTTACTTATGacaatcttaattatttatgcaataaaacactacactggcaatcaattaaaacatagatatagaaaatgcacttaaaacactacaattaataaatacttttatttaaaattttacgaactacttctactgatataCCAACATATATCcgggttgttttcgatggaaaatggccgatgtGTTCCGAATGAGAGCCCAATGTTTAACAAGGGGTTGTACATgtttgatataatgataatgataccAAACCTTTTAACTGTTTGCACTAATGTATTGGtataataatgtaaacataGGCCCAGAGATAGATAGAACGGAATTTGATTTTTACTAAAATCAGCAATAAATGAAGTACACAACTAGTCACTTCATGTACATACAAGTTCAACTTTTGTATGTTGTGTTGAACtacttaaatacatgtacataagataataattttggtttaaataataaattgcaactgaaatattgaaaacaatagcAAACTTGCCTTGACTAGTCAGGTTTTTGTTGATCATGTCAGACTTCTTCATGACCTTGATTGCATACACAGTGTCCGTCTGATTCTTCTTGTGTCCAAGAAACACTTTCCTGAAAACATTTAAGTTACAGCATCTGGGTTTTTTCAGCACTTTAGGGAAAAGGATGGTAGtaaaaattgggaaaaaatatcAGAATTTTTGggtagtgatgttccgatgatcgattataattgaaaatcgattggttgggcctgaaatcggcgacaatcgattgtatttggttataattgatcatcgaaagaaaaaaatgtaagtaAGTGTTCAGACGtcatctttaacaaaatggcagatGAAAGCCTCAATGAgcaagtaaaaatgaactattttttatataacacttaATTACCTTAATCATAGACATaacgtatatgcatataatgattaagagcttaataatgtgcatgaataaaacttcactttAGGTTTTATCTCAGTAGTATTTTAAAAAACGATTGTAGTATcaataatcggttacttgagtggaaccgattatcgattgtaaaattggaaccgattcccaacactagtttTGGGTCAACTTAGGAATTTTTATGccatattattttatatgaaaccCAAAAAGCTTTAATAATACCTAGATCTAGactttttatatatagaaaacttaaaaaaaataattgaaaaacttaaatgATTTGGATATCTGAATAACATCTAAGCAATAACTTTAAAGTATTTCTTACCCAAAGGCTCCTCTGCTAATCGGTTTAATAAAGACAAAGTCTTCAATTGTTGGTACCTAGAAGCAGAATGGTTATATTTATGCTACAGAGTTATCTATTGGGTTGTTAAGTTTATAAACAAAGTTATTCAAGTTCATTATTTAACAAGAATATCATGCCTagaaataattataacagtTCAGTTGAGAGTTAAAACACTTTAATTATACGATATATTGTTGGTTTAAAATAGCAAGTAAATGTGATATTTCCACATGAAAACGATGCAAGAAATCTTTCAATCATGCACTGTGAACTTTCAACACCAGCTTCACCCAAGTCACTTTCAAAAacctttaaatagtaacatacattacaaattatatttaaaccaaCACTGCGCAGTCAGAGTAAGGAATCATGTGACTTCAAAAGTGTCCTTACATGGGTCACAACCAGTGTAAAACCCAAGTATGTGaagttaatttttaaataagttttttgaCAGAaagtatatgaaaatatttcttagcctataaaagttaaaatactgCTATTTTCTGTTACACATGTGAAACATGTTAGATTTGCTTGTAATTtgatgatgcaatccttggcaaACATTTCAACATGACAGAAATTTGAAAAACGATGCAACACTTAAATATTGGCCAGGCAGAAAATAGCACTAAAGTAAGCCATTCGGAGTgcaatgttaaataaacaatgacgcCATAATTCCAATATGAATATCATCCCTTATCTAAGCATATACAAAGGACAAAGTGAACGTAAATATTAGCCTTTAAATCAAAAAATGAATTGCTTTTATGTCACCGACTTATTAGGAGCTCTAACAAGTTTAACTTTAAggatatttcattttcatttgacatcttcaaaatatttgtctCAAATATTGAGAGAAAACGTCAGAAAAGCTAACAACCTTTgtattcttttcattttttgaatcCTTATAAGGTGGTTGTTCTTCTATGGTGTTCATTGTGCATGATCAATGCACTATATGGAGCAAAACactgcaaaaatattatttaacattattgttttgttcGAACTAGGCGCTTGTCGTAAAGAATATTCAAGGGAGGTTATTTTGAATTAACCGaaagaaaaaatacagaaaataaatgggtgcggggtgatacaggaatccagtggatttcacgtgaaatccactcaaaacgtgaaatccactcaaaacgtgaaatccactcagaactcagttattttaatgaataatttatttttttataaacatattagaaagtgcctcatgaagggtttatatttcaaattttattgaaattggtcaaaaaataaagaagttagagcaatttttcattttttttccaaaaatagatcggaaatcgaggtgaaatccagttttcgagaagtgaaatccactcataactcattaattttaataaataattttctgtttttgtatatttattagaaagtgcctcataaagggtttacattaaattttttattgaaattggtcaaaaaatgaagaagttagagcaatttttcgaaaatagatcggaaatcgaggtgaaatccagttttcgagaagtgaaaaccactcttaactcagttttattaagtagtaatttgtatacattttggaaagtgcctaatgaagggtttatatttcaaattttattgaaatatatcaagaaatgaagcaatttttcggaaatcgaagtgaaatccacattttgacaagtgaaatccactttttcagacgtgaaatccactcacaactcatttatttttaacaaattaatttttctgtagaacaaataatttaaagggcttcataatgggtttatatttcaaattttatccaaattgatccaaaaataagaaagttgtagacctattttgaaaaaagatcggaattcgaagtgaaatccacattttgacaagtgaaatccactttttcagacgtgaaatccactcataactcatttatttttttacaaattattttttttgttgaacaaataattgaaaaggcattatcatcggtttatatttaaaatttaaatggaattggtcca
Proteins encoded in this region:
- the LOC128232750 gene encoding serine/threonine-protein kinase greatwall-like; this translates as MNTIEEQPPYKDSKNEKNTKVPTIEDFVFIKPISRGAFGKVFLGHKKNQTDTVYAIKVMKKSDMINKNLTSQVVTERDAMAKVSSPFIVKLFYSIQSQQNIFLIMEYLVGGDVKSLLGVVGYFDQPMAIMYVAEVTLALEYLHSKRIIHRDLKPDNMLITDRGHIKLTDFGLSKFNMSFNADVPMTPRTPMPYSLKNYNAHRTPGQILSLRSSLAFSSDGDQSSSLYSPHPMVMSPLAEVSFNMQQRQAGPASHATPCRPTRDLAGPGAHKTPGPAHQTPRINPNRLLKQKSMRDELLSQSASKVLSCHSMQASTPGRTANKVAPVSSLMTTLEASADWTQSTGCNMEDVSSSVNIEDISSIHLARPIGLSCRDSLDVNSHLDSIGTEQSQDSDDVFFGNSFKSSVTGEVSENSIIKQENVGSSERHNGKCSCKADRRERHCSECDSHCKVPSRQERMTDDTPQMHRTDESVWSSYAARNLRSLRHGSYSEDTDGDSDNKENGGITSVEGSQCDVFGQVKEKQEVQQLRHSLSFSVFDDIKAKCGTSNYQRSKPRKLVKTKSFCYPSDEESDSDVSRYQDRVRFARKRSFCHVEVSPVRRTHSADSGLTQEFRMLKCGSSGEPLYKRSNSIPRTRIRFPSGQDGKEKPSCHKPGASGRCNPDKTRQCLDRITTDCKKLYSSDNLVSLSADEQRLVEGHSDTSESERMTSSGGKSGMHSGDEEKSTGQDSKCVSEDFLDSPIFTQMKSEQNRHDNLPQKGPVIDKRIAKLQKPFASSLKSEGEVDPFSPNLSSIQDSSQHGWMDMSVFTPPPEGNVLNQEKCGSPQAQHEAKPLFPPPAPRTRHPSGKKIPANINLGERTPAKLTEGDALRHRNSSEGSTSSCIAMTPEPYLKVHFQTPDVKRTPCAPVTRFHSFSHPLKTPYRTPKSVRRVPPPTEEERILGTPDYLAPEILQQKPHGPGVDWWALGICMFEFLTGVPPFNDETPELVFENILKRDIPWPEGEEAISPECQDAIEALLNPDAMHRPGARVVRHMPVFEGIHWAHLLDSEAPWVPEPNDATDTTYFEARNLMQNLLVSDVDF